A genomic stretch from uncultured Cohaesibacter sp. includes:
- the dapB gene encoding 4-hydroxy-tetrahydrodipicolinate reductase: MTDLRLVVVGAQGRMGRTLIATISEQPGVCVAGAVEREGADCIGMDAGILAGLQPLDVPVTSDLDAALETADGVIDFTAPQASLAFARIAAAKNKIHIVGTTGFTPQEEAELKSIAEGGATMVRSGNMSLGVNLLSKLIEQAAKALDADFDIEILEMHHKHKVDAPSGTALLLGEAAAQGRGIDLHANAVMSREGMTGARERGSIGFATLRGGSVIGEHSVILAGEGERIELTHKAQDRSIFARGAVKAASWAKDKPVGYYSMMDVLGLN, translated from the coding sequence ATGACCGACTTACGGCTTGTTGTAGTAGGTGCACAAGGGCGAATGGGCCGTACGCTCATTGCGACCATTTCCGAACAGCCTGGAGTATGCGTTGCAGGGGCCGTAGAACGGGAAGGGGCCGATTGCATCGGCATGGACGCAGGCATTCTGGCAGGCCTACAGCCGCTTGATGTTCCGGTCACCAGCGATCTGGATGCAGCACTTGAAACAGCGGACGGCGTGATTGATTTCACCGCCCCGCAAGCGAGCCTCGCTTTTGCCAGGATTGCCGCTGCCAAGAACAAGATCCACATTGTCGGCACCACCGGTTTTACCCCGCAAGAGGAAGCTGAACTGAAGAGCATCGCAGAAGGCGGTGCCACCATGGTCCGTTCCGGCAATATGAGCCTTGGGGTCAATCTGCTCTCGAAGCTGATCGAGCAGGCCGCCAAGGCGCTGGACGCCGATTTCGATATTGAAATTCTTGAAATGCATCACAAGCACAAGGTTGACGCTCCTTCCGGCACAGCCCTTCTGCTTGGCGAAGCTGCTGCGCAGGGGCGCGGCATCGATTTGCACGCCAATGCCGTCATGTCTCGCGAAGGCATGACTGGAGCCCGGGAACGGGGTAGCATCGGATTTGCCACCTTGCGGGGCGGTTCGGTGATTGGCGAGCATAGTGTGATCCTGGCAGGGGAAGGTGAGCGCATCGAGCTCACACATAAGGCCCAGGATCGCTCCATTTTTGCCCGCGGTGCCGTGAAAGCTGCATCCTGGGCAAAAGACAAACCCGTTGGCTATTACTCCATGATGGATGTTCTGGGACTGAATTGA
- a CDS encoding NAD(P)H-dependent oxidoreductase gives MQQVKLLCFAGSTRSGSFNQTLAGAMAKELSLMEMDVTYLSLADYPLPLFDVEDEAEKGLPENAIKLAKMIASHDGVFIASPEHNGSVTPLLKNTLDWLSRVPAKEQDPFAKPVYAIGAASPGKLGGMRSLAHLRDILTALGSLTIPEQLSIGAAHEAFDDKGNLKNDRDAMFLSACARNLVYIAQRKKPLEWG, from the coding sequence ATGCAGCAAGTTAAACTTCTTTGCTTTGCCGGCTCCACCCGTTCGGGCAGCTTCAACCAGACCCTTGCAGGGGCCATGGCCAAGGAGCTCAGCCTGATGGAGATGGATGTGACCTATCTTTCCCTTGCCGATTATCCTCTGCCGCTTTTCGATGTTGAAGACGAGGCCGAGAAGGGCCTGCCGGAAAATGCGATCAAGCTGGCAAAAATGATCGCCTCGCATGATGGTGTGTTCATTGCCAGCCCGGAACATAATGGCTCCGTTACACCTTTGCTGAAAAACACGCTGGACTGGCTGTCACGCGTGCCCGCAAAAGAGCAAGATCCTTTTGCCAAGCCGGTTTATGCAATCGGCGCGGCTTCACCGGGGAAATTGGGCGGCATGCGTTCGCTGGCGCATCTGCGGGATATTCTGACCGCTCTGGGCAGTTTGACCATTCCCGAACAGCTCAGCATCGGCGCTGCCCATGAAGCCTTTGATGACAAAGGCAATCTGAAGAATGACAGGGACGCCATGTTCCTGAGCGCCTGTGCCCGCAACCTGGTTTATATTGCCCAGCGCAAGAAACCACTGGAATGGGGGTGA
- a CDS encoding N-acetyltransferase — translation MCRDLPAIRYATIKDIPDLQAIEVAAAALFRDTPYPELALASPISTQTYEMHFASKHPVFVAHIEAEKGNGHDQPHLRNAGFAVVAPLGKGLHLYELSVHRNDQGKGIGRALLEHVVTYAREKGFPSVTLTTYSDISWNAPFYRSAGFNIVPRREAEPELKDILQKEIDAGANAQNRCIMRIDLA, via the coding sequence ATGTGTAGGGATCTGCCAGCCATCCGGTATGCCACTATAAAAGACATACCGGACCTTCAGGCCATTGAAGTGGCTGCAGCAGCGCTCTTTCGTGATACGCCCTATCCCGAATTGGCGCTTGCGTCTCCTATTTCAACGCAAACCTATGAGATGCATTTCGCCAGCAAGCATCCCGTCTTTGTTGCTCACATAGAAGCAGAAAAAGGAAATGGCCACGATCAGCCACACCTACGCAATGCGGGGTTTGCCGTTGTTGCACCGTTGGGCAAAGGGCTGCATCTATACGAGCTGTCTGTCCATAGAAATGATCAAGGCAAGGGGATAGGGCGTGCTCTTCTAGAACATGTTGTGACTTATGCCCGCGAAAAAGGCTTTCCCTCTGTCACGCTAACGACCTATTCAGACATCAGTTGGAACGCGCCTTTTTATCGTTCGGCAGGTTTTAACATCGTCCCCCGCCGGGAGGCAGAGCCCGAACTCAAAGACATCTTGCAAAAGGAAATCGATGCGGGCGCCAATGCGCAGAACCGTTGCATCATGCGTATCGATTTGGCGTAG
- a CDS encoding methyltransferase domain-containing protein, whose translation MLKQLRNHTLKAHIPDEIRFLRRWFDDPLKIGAVAPSSPALARKMASYIPLDHSGLVLELGPGTGVVTNAVLKHGVDPANILAVEYSSEFVSMLRDRFAGVNVIQGDAYDFDAIRQQNIDAPLTAVVSSLPLFTKPRAMRKRLISLCLDALKPGAPFIQFSYALVPPVPEKEGDFTIETSSWILGNLPPARVWVYRRPLN comes from the coding sequence ATGCTCAAGCAATTGCGTAACCACACATTGAAAGCCCATATTCCGGACGAGATCCGTTTTTTAAGGCGATGGTTCGACGATCCTCTCAAAATAGGCGCAGTTGCCCCTTCCAGCCCCGCGCTTGCACGCAAGATGGCATCCTATATTCCTCTGGATCACTCCGGACTGGTGTTGGAGCTGGGGCCAGGCACCGGCGTTGTGACCAATGCCGTCCTGAAACATGGTGTTGATCCTGCCAATATTCTGGCGGTTGAATATTCCAGCGAGTTTGTTTCCATGTTGCGGGATCGCTTTGCAGGCGTAAACGTGATACAGGGCGATGCTTATGACTTCGATGCCATCCGGCAGCAGAATATAGATGCGCCCCTTACGGCCGTGGTTTCCAGCCTGCCGCTTTTCACAAAACCCAGAGCCATGCGCAAGCGATTGATTTCCCTTTGCCTTGATGCCCTGAAGCCGGGGGCCCCCTTCATCCAGTTTTCCTATGCTCTGGTTCCACCAGTACCGGAAAAGGAAGGGGATTTCACCATTGAAACAAGCAGCTGGATTCTGGGTAATCTGCCTCCTGCACGCGTCTGGGTCTATCGGCGGCCCCTCAACTAG
- the dnaJ gene encoding molecular chaperone DnaJ — MSKADFYETLGVSRGAGDKELKSAFRKKAMQFHPDRNPDDPDAESRFKEVNEAYEILKDPEKRAAYDRYGHAAFEQGGMGQGFGSDFGSSMSDIFEDIFGDMMGGGRRSRGRERGADLRYNMEITLEEAFHGKTAEIEVPTSVTCTSCSGSGAKPGTSPKPCPTCGGMGKVRATQGFFTVERTCPTCHGRGEIIDDPCDSCGGVGRTTENRNLSVNIPAGIEDGTRIRLSGEGEAGVRGGPPGDLYIFLTQKPHDLFQRDGADIFCRVPISMTTAILGGQFEVPTVDGGKTRVRVPEGTQSGKQFRLRGKGMPVLRSQQYGDMYIQVEVETPRKLTKRQRELIQEFDSLTNDDNHPDSTGFFAKVKDFIERISE; from the coding sequence ATGTCTAAAGCCGATTTTTATGAAACGCTCGGGGTCTCCCGCGGGGCTGGCGACAAAGAATTGAAAAGCGCTTTCCGTAAGAAAGCAATGCAGTTTCACCCTGACCGCAATCCAGACGACCCTGACGCCGAATCCCGTTTCAAGGAAGTGAATGAAGCCTACGAGATCCTGAAGGATCCCGAAAAGCGCGCAGCTTATGATCGCTATGGACATGCAGCCTTCGAACAGGGCGGCATGGGTCAAGGTTTTGGATCTGATTTCGGATCCTCGATGTCCGATATCTTCGAAGATATTTTCGGAGACATGATGGGCGGCGGCAGGCGGTCTCGTGGTCGCGAGCGCGGCGCTGATCTGCGCTACAATATGGAAATCACCCTTGAAGAAGCTTTCCATGGCAAGACAGCGGAGATCGAGGTCCCAACATCGGTCACTTGCACGTCCTGTTCGGGTAGCGGCGCCAAGCCGGGAACATCTCCCAAACCATGCCCCACATGTGGTGGTATGGGCAAAGTACGGGCGACTCAGGGCTTTTTCACTGTCGAACGGACCTGTCCCACCTGTCACGGACGCGGTGAAATCATCGACGATCCCTGTGATAGCTGCGGCGGCGTAGGCCGGACGACCGAAAATCGCAATCTGTCCGTCAATATCCCGGCCGGTATCGAAGATGGGACACGCATTCGCCTGTCAGGCGAAGGAGAGGCCGGTGTCCGTGGCGGACCTCCGGGCGATCTTTATATTTTCCTCACGCAAAAGCCACATGACCTGTTCCAGCGGGATGGTGCCGACATCTTCTGCCGTGTGCCGATTTCCATGACGACCGCCATTTTGGGCGGCCAGTTCGAGGTTCCCACGGTTGATGGTGGCAAAACGCGGGTGAGAGTGCCTGAAGGCACGCAAAGCGGCAAGCAATTCCGCTTGCGCGGCAAGGGTATGCCGGTACTGCGCAGCCAACAATATGGCGACATGTATATTCAGGTTGAAGTGGAAACACCACGCAAACTGACCAAGCGTCAAAGAGAACTGATTCAGGAGTTTGATTCCCTCACCAATGATGACAATCATCCTGACAGCACTGGCTTTTTCGCAAAAGTGAAAGATTTCATCGAGCGCATTAGCGAGTAG
- the pyrF gene encoding orotidine-5'-phosphate decarboxylase → MSLSPRDRLIVPLDVPSIQEARDIIADLGDSVSFYKIGYQLGYAGGFDLARALIGEGKDVFMDLKLLDIDNTIEKGVVSISTLGAKFLTIHAYPKAMRAAVAGRGQSGLNLLGVTVLTSMDDADLEEAGYRFSASELVAKRAADARAAGMDGIVCSAQEADAMRSIVGPDMAIVTPGIRPAGTDVGDQKRVMTPEKAIAAGADYLVVGRPILAAEKRKDMAQSIVADIEAALAQKG, encoded by the coding sequence ATGTCTCTTTCTCCTCGTGATCGCCTCATTGTCCCGCTTGATGTACCCTCTATACAGGAGGCCCGTGATATCATTGCGGATCTTGGGGATAGCGTGTCCTTTTACAAAATCGGCTACCAGCTTGGCTATGCGGGCGGGTTTGACCTTGCGCGTGCGCTGATCGGAGAGGGCAAGGATGTCTTCATGGATCTCAAGCTGCTTGATATCGACAACACCATCGAGAAGGGCGTCGTTTCCATTTCAACGCTTGGCGCCAAGTTCCTCACCATCCATGCCTACCCCAAAGCGATGCGTGCTGCAGTCGCCGGTCGGGGGCAAAGCGGCCTCAATCTGCTGGGCGTGACGGTGCTTACATCCATGGATGATGCGGATCTGGAGGAAGCCGGATATCGCTTCTCGGCCAGTGAGCTGGTTGCCAAGCGCGCAGCCGATGCAAGGGCAGCCGGCATGGACGGCATTGTCTGCTCCGCTCAGGAAGCCGATGCCATGCGCTCCATCGTTGGGCCGGATATGGCAATTGTCACACCGGGCATTCGCCCCGCTGGCACCGATGTCGGCGATCAGAAACGCGTCATGACACCAGAGAAAGCCATTGCAGCCGGTGCGGACTATCTGGTGGTTGGCCGCCCAATTCTGGCGGCAGAAAAGCGCAAGGACATGGCCCAGAGCATCGTTGCCGATATCGAAGCCGCGCTCGCACAAAAAGGGTGA
- a CDS encoding GNAT family N-acetyltransferase encodes MLPTYETERLIMRPRTLDDLDACLAMDLDPEVVKYIRPTPPEPEHRIFLHESITRHYGDGLGFWSVFEKTTGKPEGNFVGWVLLVPLAGEGPEVEIGYRFVQRAWGKGYATEAASAIRDHAFRKVGLEAICGVTAPNNAASQHVLHKVGLSRKGTRLAYGLDLPFFLLEKENWSASRAEKGQPGLG; translated from the coding sequence ATGTTACCGACCTACGAAACCGAGCGTCTGATAATGCGCCCGCGCACGCTGGACGATCTGGATGCCTGCTTGGCCATGGATCTGGACCCCGAGGTCGTCAAATATATTCGCCCAACGCCGCCAGAACCTGAGCATCGGATTTTTCTGCATGAAAGCATCACCCGTCATTATGGCGATGGTCTAGGCTTCTGGAGTGTCTTTGAAAAGACAACAGGAAAACCAGAGGGAAACTTTGTCGGATGGGTTCTGCTCGTGCCTTTGGCGGGAGAAGGCCCCGAGGTGGAAATTGGCTATCGCTTTGTCCAGCGGGCATGGGGAAAAGGCTATGCGACGGAAGCGGCCAGCGCCATTCGGGATCACGCTTTCCGAAAGGTCGGCCTTGAAGCAATTTGCGGCGTCACGGCTCCGAACAACGCCGCCAGTCAGCATGTGTTGCATAAAGTCGGCCTAAGTCGGAAAGGCACCCGCCTTGCCTATGGCCTGGATCTTCCCTTCTTTCTTCTTGAGAAAGAAAACTGGAGCGCCAGCCGCGCGGAGAAAGGGCAACCCGGCCTTGGCTAG